From the genome of Schistocerca cancellata isolate TAMUIC-IGC-003103 unplaced genomic scaffold, iqSchCanc2.1 HiC_scaffold_1147, whole genome shotgun sequence:
TCACACAGTACAGTGAGCAGTCGTCATGTAAGGAAACTTGGAAAGTGTCAAAGAAGCCCTCTAACGACATGTGTAACACACACATGACAAATGATAGAGAGGAAAAAGGTAATTATGGAACTTCGTCTATAGCTGTTAATGTCAGTGCCCAGGCTGATCTACTTACTGCAAACAGAACTGACAGATGTGGTATTTGTGGCAAATTGTGTGCTAGGTCAGGTGATCTCAAGAGACATTGTTACATTCATACcgggaaaaagcttcacaaatgtgATATTTGTGACAAATGGTTTGCCCGGTCAGGTAATCTAAAGGCACATatgttaattcacactggaaagaaaccgcacaaatgtgagatttgtgggaaatctttcacGGTGTCAGGTAGTCTCAAGAAACACGTATtacttcacactggaaagaaacctcacaagtgtgagatttgtgggaaatgttTTGCCTTGGCAAGCAGTCTCAAGATACacacattaattcacactggaattaAACCTCATACATGTGagttttgtgggaaatcttttactaTGTTAAGTTATCTCAAGAAACATGTATTAacccacactggaaagaaacctcacaaatgtaaaatttgtgtgaaatcttttgcTAGGGACCACCATCTCAAGAGACAcattttaattcacactggaaagaaacctcacaaatgtgagatttgtgggaaatcttttgcttgGTCATATAATCTTAAGATACAtgcattaattcacactggaaagaaacctcacaaatgtgagatttgtgggaaatcttttgctaggTCTGGTGATCTCAAGCAACATTCATTAATTCACTCTTTAAAGAAACCCCATAAATGCGATATTTGTGGGACATCTTTTGCT
Proteins encoded in this window:
- the LOC126159806 gene encoding zinc finger protein 99-like, giving the protein MCNTHMTNDREEKGNYGTSSIAVNVSAQADLLTANRTDRCGICGKLCARSGDLKRHCYIHTGKKLHKCDICDKWFARSGNLKAHMLIHTGKKPHKCEICGKSFTVSGSLKKHVLLHTGKKPHKCEICGKCFALASSLKIHTLIHTGIKPHTCEFCGKSFTMLSYLKKHVLTHTGKKPHKCKICVKSFARDHHLKRHILIHTGKKPHKCEICGKSFAWSYNLKIHALIHTGKKPHKCEICGKSFARSGDLKQHSLIHSLKKPHKCDICGTSFALSGNLRKHVLIHIGKKPHKCEICNKSFAQSRHLKQHGLIHTGQKPHKCEICGKSFARSGVLKQHSLIHSGKKPHKCDICGKSFTRSGDLKTHSLIHTEKKPHKCDICGKSLATSGSLKRHTIIHTGKKPYKCEICGKSFAHSGHLESHILIHTLKKLHN